GGTATTTTGGCAACTATTGGTAAACCTTCAAACGAAGAATAATGAAAAAAGTAGCCCTATTTTTTTTAGCATTATCTCTTTTTATCAATTGTGATAAAAAAGCACAAGTACTTTCAACTATTGAAATAAAAAATGCACTCAATATTGATAGAGAATTTGAAACCGTAGAAATAGATATTTCTAATTTTGAGGTTAAAAATTATAAGATTTCTGAAGAAAATTCTGAAGAAAAAATTATTTTTCAATTAGTTGATACTAATTTCGATGGAAAAAATGATGTATTATTATTTCAACCAAAAATAGAAGCAAATTCAACTAAAAAGTATCTTTTATTAAGTTCAGACCAGAAACAAGATGCTGTGCTAGAAACTTGTTATTCTCGTTTTGTACCAGAAAGAACAGACGATTATGCCTGGGAAAACAATAGAGTTGCCTTTAGAACTTTTGGACCAGTAGCTCAAAAAATGATTGAAGACGGTGTAAAAGGAGGTACTTTAACAAGTGGAATGGATGCTTGGTTAAAACGAGTTGATTATCCAATTATTAATAAATGGTACAAAAAAGCCGAAACAGAAAAAGGTGCATACCATAAAGATCATGGTGAAGGTTTAGATAATTTTCATGTTGGAGTTAGTAGAGGAGTTGGCGGAATTGCAGTTAAAGTAGATACGTCTTATTATTTTTCTAAAAATTTTACAAGCTATAAAACAATTACCACAGGACCTATTAGAACAAGTTTTGTTTTAACCTATGCTAATTGGGATGCAAATGGAAAAGAGATTACAGAAACCAAACACATTTCTTTAGATTATGGTCAAAATTTATCTCGTTATGAGGTAGCTTTAAAAGGTACAGATACCATTTCAGTTGGGTTAACCTTACATAAAAAGGATGGTAAAACAGCTGACAATAATAATTGGATAAGCTATTGGGAACCTTTAGATGATTCAGAATTAGGGCAAGGTGTTGTAGCTTCAGATGCTTATTTTATCAATTCAGAAGTATATCTTACCTCAAAAAAGGATGAAAGTAATTTCTTTACAAATCTAAAAGTTATTGATCAAAAAGTAATTTATTACGCAGGCTTTGGTTGGAAAAAGAGTAATCAATTTAAAACGCAAACAGATTGGGAGTCTTATTTAGAAGGATTTGCCAAAAAGATTAATAATCCATTGATAATAAAAATACTATAAATCAATATATAATGATAAATAGGAATACTTTTTTTACCGTTTTACTCATCACTCTTTCTTTATTTTTAGTTGGATGTAAGACAGAAAAAACAACAAAAGTTTTAAAATTAGCCCATGGTTTAGATACGCAGCACCCGGTGCACAAAGCCATGGTTATTTTAGGAGAAAAACTAAAAGAAAAGTCGGGCGGTAAATTAATTGTTAATATTTATCCAAGTAGTCAATTAGGTGGAGAAAGAGAATGTTTAGAATTGTTGCAAATAGGTAGTTTAGATATTACAAAGGTTTCTGCAGCAGTTTTAGAAAATTTTATTCCAGAATATAAAGTGTTTAGTGTGCCATATATGTTTAGAAACAAGGCGCATACATTTAGTGTTTTTGATAGTGAGATTGGTGAACGTTTATTATTAAAAGGAGAAAAATTTAGATTACGTGGTTTAACTTTTTATGATGCAGGAAGTAGAAGTTTTTATATGAAAGAAAGCCCTATAAAAACGCCTAATGATTTAACTGGTAAAAAAATTAGAGTGCAAAAAAGTAACATGGCAGTTGCTATGATTAACGATTTAGGCGGGTCTCCAACACCAATTTCTTGGGGAGAATTATATACAGCCTTACAACAGGGAGTTGTAGATGGTGCAGAAAATAATCCACCAAGTTTTTATACCTCCAAACATTATGAAGTTTGTAAGTTTTATTCTTTAGATGAGCATACCTCTGTACCCGATGTATTATTAATTGGTACAGATACTTATAGTCGTTTAAACGAACAAGAAAGAGGATGGTTAAAAGAGGCCGTTGCAGAAAGTACCATAGCACAAAGAAAATTATGGGGAGCATCAGAAACAGCGTCTTTGGCAGCAGTTAAAAAAGCAGGTGTGCAAATTTTTTATCCAGATAAAAAACCTTTTGAAGAACAAACCAAAGGAATATTAGAGATGTTTTCTGATAATGAAGAAATGAAATCATTAATTATTTCCATAAAAAACCAACAATAATGAGAGCTAAAATTGATAATATATTAGAAAAATTAGTGCTTTTTATTTTAGCATTAATGTTATTAAGCGTTGTTTGGCAGGTGTTTTCTAGATTTATTTTACGAAACCCAAGTACTATTACAGATGAAATTTCTAGTTTCTCTTTAATTTGGTTAGGGTTGTTAGGTGCAGCATATGCAACAGGTAAGCATTTGCATTTGGCAATAGATTTAATTCCTGAAAAAGTGGTAGAAAGAAAACAAAATTTATTTGACGCAATTGTTTACTTATCCACTTTTGTTTTTGCTTTTACAGTTATGGTTATTGGTGGTGTTAGATTGTGCCAATTAAGTTTTCAATTTGGGCAAACATCAGCAACTTTAGAAATTCCTTTAGGCTTCATTTATTTAGTGGTTCCTATTTCTGGAATTCTAATTAGTTATTACAGTTTAGATACATTTATCAATAAAAGAAAATTAAATAAAGCTTAAAAGATATGAATTTAGTTGAAGTTTTAATTTTAGTTACCAGCTTTTTAATTTTCTTATCATTAAGAGTTCCAATTGCATATGCAATTGGTTTAGCTGCTTTGTTTACGCTATTAAGTGCCATGCCTTTTTTGCCATCGGTAACTACATTAGCGCAGAGAATGGCAACCTCTTTAGATAGTTTTACATTGTCTGCAATACCATTTTTTATATTGGCAGGTCAAATAATGAATAGAGGTGGAATTGCCGTTAGGTTAATTAATTTTGCAAAGGCAATTGTAGGCCCACTTCCTGGAGGTTTGGCTTTTGTAAATATTATATCTTGTATGCTTTTTGGGGCTATTTCTGGATCTGCAGTGGCTGCAGCATCTGCTATTGGAGGGTTTATGAACCCAATGATGGAAAAAGATGGCTATGATAAATCTTTTAGTGCTGCCGTAAATATTACAAGTGCAACTACTGGCTTAATAATTCCGCCAAGTAACGTATTAATTGTATATTCTTTGGCAAGTGGTGGTGTTTCTATTGCTGCCTTATTTATTGCAGGTTATGTACCAGGTTTATTAATTGGTTTAGCATTAATGATTGTTGCTTTAATTTATTCGATTATAAAGAAATATCCAACAGATAAATTAGTTAGTTTTAGAGAGTTTTTTAAACGTTTTATAGCAGCTTTACCAAGTTTAATGTTGTTAGTTGTAGTTATTGGTGGAATTGTAGCTGGTATTTTTACGGCTACAGAAGCATCTGCAATTGCTGTAATTTATACTCTGGTTTTAGGTTTTTTATATAAAGAAATTACAGTTAAAGATATTTCGCCAATATTATTAGAAACAGTAAAAACATCGGCAATTGTATTGTTATTAATAGCAACATCTATTGCAATGTCTTGGGTAATGAGTTACGAAAACATTCCGCAGGAAATTAGTAACACATTATTATCAATTAGTGATAACCCAATTGTAATTTTAATTATCATCAATTTAATATTATTATTTGTAGGTGTGTTTATGGATATGACTCCTGCTGTATTAATCTTTACACCAATTTTTCTACCAATTGTTACAGAATTAGGAATGGATCCAATTCATTTTGGAATTATTATGATTATGAATCTTTGTATTGGGTTATGTACCCCACCAGTTGGTTCTGTGCTTTTTGTAGGTTGTAGTGTTGCAGATTTAAAAATTCAGCAAGTAATAAAACCCTTGTTACCTTTATTTTTGGTGATGATAGCCATATTGTTATTAATTACATACTTCCCAGAATTAACACTTTGGTTGCCAAGACAATTTGATTTGATATAGCCAATATTTATTATTAGAGTTAATTTTAACAGCCCAATACGTTTTATTTTAAAACGTATTGGGCTGTTTTGTATAAGAATTACTTTAAATTAAACAGAGATATAGTACTCTCTTTTGTTACAGTATAGTAAAGGACACAATTACATTGTTTGCTAATTATCTTTGGTATTAACAAATAAAAATTTATCAACCATTTATATTTTATAAAATGAGCATATTAGAAAAAAACAAGCTAAAAGGAAAAGGTTTTTATAATAGTGTAATTCTCTTTTTTTTATTAGGATCAACCTTAAGTATATTCTCGCAAAAAGTATATGTAGAAAAAGATGGAATTGTAATGATGGAGGCAGAAAACACAACTTCTCCATTAGGTAAATGGGGGGTAAGTACACATTTCAATAATTATTCGGGCACAGGTTATATAGAGTATTTAGGAGGTGAAGTTACTGGGGTTGGTGCCGCAGAATCACCGTTAATTTATAGATTTAAAATTTTGCAAGCAGGGGATTACGCTTTACAGGTAAGAGGTAGATCTAGATTGTTAAAAGGTGAAGAAAGAGATTGGGCTAATGATGCATGGTTTAGAGTAGAAGGAGATTATACTGTGGGGGTTAATGGACCTAAAGATATTAGTTGGATGCAAAATAATACCAAGTTATTTGTAGGTAGAGGAGGTAATGGAAAATGGGGATGGGGTACCAATTATGATAAAAAACATGTGCAGCCAAAAGCAATATTTAAATTTAAAGCAGGAGAAATTTATACATTGATAATGTCTGGGCGTTCTAAACGATTTAATGTTGATAGAATTTTATTTTTTAAAACAACAATAGAAAACCACGTGGCAAGAGCCAATGTAACAGAATCAGAGTCTATTAATGACGATGAAATTACAGAAAAGTATACGTATTTAGCAATTAAAGATTTTGCTAATATAAATGCAGGCGAAGTACATTATTATAAGGATAAAGTAAGAAAAGCACTAGCAATTAAAGCATCGGTAGTAGTAGATAGAGATAAGTTTGCAAAAGCTGAAACAATTTTTACAGGTAAAGATGGTGCTTATAATATTACTTTAAATACACTGGCAGAGTTTGATGGAGAGTGTACTTACCATGTTTTTGTAAATAAATATTTAGTAGGTACTTACCAAAATTCAGCTGTAAACAAAGACAACGATTATAAAAAAGAACAAGTAATCTTTAAAAATATAAAAATAAACCAAGGAGATGCCATTGCTGTATCTTCTAATACCCATACAAATGGGTTAATACCAGAAGGTAATGGTACTGCTTGGGCACGAGGTAGGTGGGAGAGTCTTTTAATAACAACTTTTAAAAATAATTAACAAATTTTTCATTAAAAAGATAATTTATTTTCTGATTATGATTTTTTTTAAAATTAAATAAGTGTAGTTTGAAAGGGTATATTTTGTGGATTATCCCAATAAAGTATAATCTATATATCTTTTTTGTAGTAAAAAAATATCAATTTTAATCACATTTGTGTTAAATTAAAACACATAGCAGTATAGTACAGGATGCAATTATTAGAATGCGAGAATATATTTGTTGAAACGAGTATTAATTAATAATAAAAAACTTATGAAAACAAAATTACACAAAGCGCTATTTATAGGTGCATTAGCTCTTTTAGGAGCTCAAACGTCTCAAGCACAACAATATTTTGGTGAACCTTTTGGAGGTACTGCTCAAAAAATTGGTACAGCAGTAGGTGTTAGTGATAAAATTCAATTAGAAGACTTTGATGGTTTACAAGGATTTCCTGATGGTTTTAATATTGGGGCTAATTTTTCAGCGGATGCTTTTGGTACTTACTATGATAAAAGTGCAGGTGGTAACGGTGTTCCTGGAAATAATGCAGGAGGAGATGTAGCAGGAACTTATAGACCAACAGGTGAAGTAGATATTGTAGATATAGCTTATGATGATGGTACTAGTGGTTATGTAATTACAGGGGTTCAAGGTGGAGAGTATCAACTAATCACTATTGAGGTGGTTACTTCTGGTACATATCATTTAAATTTAAATTTTAGAAGTTTTGGTGCAAACAAAAGATACCAAATCGCTAAGCATTCTATAGAAGAT
The nucleotide sequence above comes from Polaribacter butkevichii. Encoded proteins:
- a CDS encoding DUF4861 family protein encodes the protein MKKVALFFLALSLFINCDKKAQVLSTIEIKNALNIDREFETVEIDISNFEVKNYKISEENSEEKIIFQLVDTNFDGKNDVLLFQPKIEANSTKKYLLLSSDQKQDAVLETCYSRFVPERTDDYAWENNRVAFRTFGPVAQKMIEDGVKGGTLTSGMDAWLKRVDYPIINKWYKKAETEKGAYHKDHGEGLDNFHVGVSRGVGGIAVKVDTSYYFSKNFTSYKTITTGPIRTSFVLTYANWDANGKEITETKHISLDYGQNLSRYEVALKGTDTISVGLTLHKKDGKTADNNNWISYWEPLDDSELGQGVVASDAYFINSEVYLTSKKDESNFFTNLKVIDQKVIYYAGFGWKKSNQFKTQTDWESYLEGFAKKINNPLIIKIL
- a CDS encoding TRAP transporter substrate-binding protein; translated protein: MINRNTFFTVLLITLSLFLVGCKTEKTTKVLKLAHGLDTQHPVHKAMVILGEKLKEKSGGKLIVNIYPSSQLGGERECLELLQIGSLDITKVSAAVLENFIPEYKVFSVPYMFRNKAHTFSVFDSEIGERLLLKGEKFRLRGLTFYDAGSRSFYMKESPIKTPNDLTGKKIRVQKSNMAVAMINDLGGSPTPISWGELYTALQQGVVDGAENNPPSFYTSKHYEVCKFYSLDEHTSVPDVLLIGTDTYSRLNEQERGWLKEAVAESTIAQRKLWGASETASLAAVKKAGVQIFYPDKKPFEEQTKGILEMFSDNEEMKSLIISIKNQQ
- a CDS encoding TRAP transporter small permease is translated as MRAKIDNILEKLVLFILALMLLSVVWQVFSRFILRNPSTITDEISSFSLIWLGLLGAAYATGKHLHLAIDLIPEKVVERKQNLFDAIVYLSTFVFAFTVMVIGGVRLCQLSFQFGQTSATLEIPLGFIYLVVPISGILISYYSLDTFINKRKLNKA
- a CDS encoding TRAP transporter large permease — protein: MNLVEVLILVTSFLIFLSLRVPIAYAIGLAALFTLLSAMPFLPSVTTLAQRMATSLDSFTLSAIPFFILAGQIMNRGGIAVRLINFAKAIVGPLPGGLAFVNIISCMLFGAISGSAVAAASAIGGFMNPMMEKDGYDKSFSAAVNITSATTGLIIPPSNVLIVYSLASGGVSIAALFIAGYVPGLLIGLALMIVALIYSIIKKYPTDKLVSFREFFKRFIAALPSLMLLVVVIGGIVAGIFTATEASAIAVIYTLVLGFLYKEITVKDISPILLETVKTSAIVLLLIATSIAMSWVMSYENIPQEISNTLLSISDNPIVILIIINLILLFVGVFMDMTPAVLIFTPIFLPIVTELGMDPIHFGIIMIMNLCIGLCTPPVGSVLFVGCSVADLKIQQVIKPLLPLFLVMIAILLLITYFPELTLWLPRQFDLI
- a CDS encoding T9SS type A sorting domain-containing protein; this translates as MKTKLHKALFIGALALLGAQTSQAQQYFGEPFGGTAQKIGTAVGVSDKIQLEDFDGLQGFPDGFNIGANFSADAFGTYYDKSAGGNGVPGNNAGGDVAGTYRPTGEVDIVDIAYDDGTSGYVITGVQGGEYQLITIEVVTSGTYHLNLNFRSFGANKRYQIAKHSIEDLSAPAQTIFNATSADAADGTLASTNDPDDGGYIFRDSHDSQPFVLEAGTYVFRFRTLDGGPNFDYVSFTLDSTDTASVDDAEAKGSSLSAYPNPAIGGVFNLSEESKWEVYNVLGVKMLKGEGTSVDLSQIAKGIYILKTPYTSKTLISK